One Chloroherpetonaceae bacterium DNA segment encodes these proteins:
- a CDS encoding TonB family protein, producing the protein MTLVLHLSGILLYCLTQHSPLFSQNKVLGRVTDGTGEPVSAATVSIYNSNSTLAAISNAQGYVVFLNVGDGTYTIRATKRGLPDWKQSLNVSGAITKRIEVRLTEEDVTLASATPSATTPSSKREKPAASQKPQEQKNEPKVAQSAKPTVPSVTPQTASSPSQSPASSPAANGPQLKSDEEKALADAEEALLAESGVPDTEAEVQGGIEMVQRKIVYPDVARKLKISGNVTAKVFLTKEGTVSRIEILKGTAEPLNNELIRVLTEEVDYIPAKINGNPVPSVLVVPVKFAIN; encoded by the coding sequence ATGACATTAGTTCTCCACTTATCCGGAATTTTATTGTATTGCCTGACACAACACTCACCTCTTTTCTCGCAAAATAAAGTCTTAGGGCGTGTTACTGACGGCACCGGAGAACCCGTTTCTGCGGCTACGGTTTCCATATATAATTCTAACTCTACACTCGCTGCGATCTCAAATGCGCAAGGCTATGTCGTTTTTCTCAATGTGGGTGATGGAACCTATACCATAAGAGCGACAAAACGAGGGTTACCGGATTGGAAACAATCTCTCAATGTAAGTGGTGCCATTACAAAACGAATTGAAGTCCGACTCACTGAAGAGGATGTTACTTTAGCTTCAGCGACTCCGTCCGCCACTACTCCTTCGTCGAAAAGAGAGAAGCCCGCCGCCTCGCAGAAACCTCAAGAACAAAAGAATGAGCCCAAAGTTGCCCAATCCGCAAAGCCCACAGTTCCTTCGGTAACCCCACAGACAGCATCATCTCCGTCCCAATCTCCTGCATCGTCACCGGCTGCAAATGGGCCGCAGTTGAAGTCGGATGAAGAGAAAGCCCTTGCCGACGCCGAAGAGGCCCTTTTGGCAGAGTCGGGAGTTCCAGATACCGAAGCAGAAGTTCAAGGAGGAATCGAAATGGTGCAGCGAAAAATTGTTTATCCTGATGTGGCACGGAAACTTAAAATATCCGGCAATGTCACAGCAAAAGTCTTTTTAACAAAGGAGGGAACCGTTTCTCGCATTGAGATCCTTAAAGGAACTGCCGAACCGCTTAACAATGAATTGATCCGTGTTTTGACCGAAGAAGTGGACTATATTCCTGCAAAAATTAACGGCAACCCTGTTCCTAGCGTACTCGTGGTACCCG